A single window of Nicotiana sylvestris chromosome 5, ASM39365v2, whole genome shotgun sequence DNA harbors:
- the LOC138869291 gene encoding uncharacterized protein yields the protein MAQERSDGALLAQENSEGKENSLYYLSRMMTPNELNYSPIEKLCLALVFSIQKLKHYFQAHIVRLAIKGQALADFLADHPIPDDWELTDELPDEDAMVIEVQPPWKMYFDGAAHRGGAGAGVVFVTSQGEVLPYSFTLTQLCSNNVAEYQALILGLEMAVKMKRLQLQVFGDSQVVSLPNEDEGEENELKHLVTVSEVEKEEWRQPIINYLCYGILPENQRRKTEIRRRAPRFLYYKDTLYRRSFERVLLRCLREDESLQALQEAHSRVCGSHQSGPKLPFHIKRMRYYWPTKVKYCLDYARRCKACQFHANFIHQPPKVLHPTVASWPFDAWGLDVVGPLLKSYGGHYTSWLQLTTSQNGLNLLLLRK from the exons aTGGCACAAGAAAGGTCTGATGGAGCactattggcccaagaaaatagtgaagggaaagaaaactctctttactacttgagcaggatgatgacaccaaatgagctgaattattcgccaattgaGAAGTTATGTTTGGCACTAGTCTTCTcaatccaaaagttgaagcactactttcaagcccATATCGTTCGTTTG gctataaaaggacaagcattagcggacttcttggcagatcaccctatacctgatgattgggagctaactgacgaactacctgatgaggacgccATGGTCATCGAAGTTCagcctccatggaagatgtactttgatggtgctgcacaTCGCGGAGGAGCTGGTGCtggtgtagtatttgtcacttctcAAGGTGAAGTTCTGCCCTACTCTTTTACATTGACACAACTCTGCTCTAACAACGTTGCTGAGTATCAAGCACTAATACTTGGGCTCGAAATGGCTGTCAAAATGAAGcggttgcaattgcaagtctttggtgactctca GGTAGTATCGCTGCCAAATGAGGatgaaggtgaagaaaatgaactcaagcatcttgtcaCTGTTTCTGAAGTAGAGAAAGAAGAATGGAGACAACCCATTATCAACTACTtgtgctatgggatacttccagaaaatcagCGGAGAAAAACTGAAATCCGtcgtcgtgcacctcgcttcctttactacaaagataccCTATATAGAAGATCATTCGAGAgagtactcttgcgatgcttaagggaagatgaatcactccaagctttgcaagaagcGCATTCtagggtatgtgggtcacaccagtctggaccaaaACTCCCCTTTCATATAAAAAGGATgagatattattggccaacgaaGGTAAAATATTGCTTGGATtatgctcgaagatgcaaggcttgtcaattccatgcaaattttattcatcaacctcctaaagtgttgcacccgactgttgcatcctggccgtttgacgcttggggattggatgttgttggaccactgctAAAGTCCTATGGTGGGCactatacatcttggctgcaactgactacttctcaaaatgggctgaacctgttgctcttaaggaagtaa